The Cloacibacillus sp. genome window below encodes:
- the pxpB gene encoding 5-oxoprolinase subunit PxpB, with product MSVAVYIDEPKYLNAGESCVVIEFADEIDRGANDAVMNLKKYLLTQKNVPVVECLPTYRSLAVYFDPNTTSAGAVIKEAQAAPKLGGEASGAPHTEIAIPVCYGGEYGPDIANVAEHAGISEEEVVKRHSAKACHCYMIGFMPGFAYLGGMDETIATPRLTNPRTVIKGGSVGIAGKQTGIYPIDSPGGWQLIGCTPLRLFTPEASRPTLIEAGYEVRFVPVTEEEYKKIEAEVAAGSYVPVITEAV from the coding sequence ATGTCGGTGGCAGTATATATTGATGAACCAAAATATTTGAACGCCGGGGAATCCTGCGTCGTGATTGAGTTTGCCGACGAGATAGACCGCGGGGCGAACGACGCGGTGATGAATCTTAAAAAATATCTTCTCACGCAGAAAAATGTGCCGGTGGTAGAGTGCCTTCCCACCTACAGATCGCTGGCGGTCTACTTTGACCCTAATACGACCAGCGCCGGCGCTGTTATAAAAGAGGCTCAGGCCGCGCCTAAGCTGGGCGGCGAAGCGTCCGGCGCGCCGCACACGGAGATCGCGATACCGGTCTGTTACGGCGGAGAATATGGGCCGGATATCGCCAATGTTGCGGAACACGCGGGGATATCCGAGGAGGAGGTCGTCAAGCGCCACAGCGCTAAAGCCTGCCATTGCTACATGATCGGCTTCATGCCGGGCTTCGCCTACCTTGGCGGCATGGACGAGACTATCGCGACGCCGCGCCTCACCAACCCGCGCACCGTCATCAAGGGCGGCAGCGTCGGCATAGCGGGAAAACAGACGGGCATATACCCGATAGACAGCCCCGGCGGCTGGCAGCTCATCGGGTGCACGCCGCTGCGCCTCTTTACGCCCGAGGCCTCGCGCCCGACGCTGATCGAGGCCGGTTATGAGGTGCGCTTTGTTCCCGTCACGGAAGAAGAATACAAAAAAATCGAGGCCGAAGTGGCTGCGGGCTCCTATGTGCCCGTCATAACGGAGGCGGTATAG
- a CDS encoding NRAMP family divalent metal transporter — protein sequence MAEKKESVASVLIGAAFLMATSAIGPGFLTQTAVFTDKLKAAFAFAIIVSIVIDIIVQMNIWRILGVSGKRVQDVANEVFPGLGYFLAVLVAIGGLVFNIGNVGGAAMGLNVICGLPLAPGAVISALVAIALFLNKEAGKAMDMFTKVLGIIMLCMVAFMVVKTMPPVGLALRETVMPSKIDWLTILTLVGGTVGGYITFAGAHRIIDADIVGVGNLDKISRGSVTAVCITGVMRYLLFLAILGVVVTGVALDPKNPPASAFLIGAGQIGYRIFGVILWCAAVTSVVGASYTSISFLRTLFKQIEAKHRYWIIGFICVSTAIFTTMGNPVTLLVFAGSLNGLILPVSLGAVLLAAYNKKIIGEGYHHPMVLTVLGWIMVIFTAWMGFKSLTGIMKLFS from the coding sequence ATGGCGGAGAAAAAAGAATCTGTAGCAAGCGTACTTATCGGCGCGGCCTTCCTGATGGCCACTTCTGCGATAGGACCGGGGTTCCTCACACAAACGGCGGTCTTTACCGACAAACTGAAGGCGGCCTTCGCCTTCGCGATCATCGTTTCAATCGTCATAGACATCATCGTGCAGATGAACATCTGGCGTATCCTCGGAGTCTCAGGGAAGCGCGTGCAGGATGTGGCGAATGAAGTATTCCCCGGTCTGGGGTACTTCCTGGCGGTCCTCGTCGCCATCGGCGGCCTGGTATTTAACATCGGAAATGTCGGCGGCGCGGCGATGGGGCTCAACGTCATCTGCGGCCTGCCTCTGGCGCCCGGCGCGGTGATAAGCGCTCTGGTCGCCATCGCGCTCTTCCTAAATAAAGAGGCCGGTAAGGCGATGGACATGTTCACGAAGGTGCTCGGCATAATCATGCTCTGTATGGTAGCCTTCATGGTCGTCAAGACGATGCCTCCGGTAGGGCTGGCTCTCAGGGAGACCGTGATGCCCTCAAAGATAGACTGGCTGACGATCCTCACGCTGGTCGGCGGAACTGTGGGCGGCTACATCACATTCGCGGGAGCGCACCGTATCATTGACGCCGACATCGTAGGCGTAGGCAACCTTGATAAGATATCCCGCGGCTCCGTGACGGCGGTCTGCATCACCGGCGTGATGCGTTACCTGCTCTTCCTCGCCATCCTCGGCGTGGTCGTAACCGGCGTGGCGCTGGATCCGAAGAACCCGCCGGCATCGGCCTTCCTCATCGGCGCGGGTCAGATAGGCTACCGTATCTTCGGCGTCATCCTCTGGTGCGCGGCCGTCACCTCGGTGGTCGGCGCCTCCTACACCTCGATCTCCTTCCTGCGCACGCTCTTTAAGCAGATCGAAGCGAAGCACCGCTACTGGATAATCGGTTTCATCTGCGTATCGACGGCCATCTTTACGACGATGGGCAACCCGGTGACGCTGCTAGTATTCGCCGGCTCGCTCAACGGACTCATCCTCCCCGTTTCGCTGGGCGCGGTACTGCTGGCGGCCTACAATAAGAAGATCATCGGCGAGGGCTACCACCACCCGATGGTCCTCACGGTGCTGGGCTGGATAATGGTCATCTTCACGGCCTGGATGGGCTTCAAGTCCCTTACGGGAATAATGAAACTTTTCAGCTAA
- a CDS encoding ATP-binding protein, protein MFRRVSLEALMKWIFLLLALSMVVLMLGARLHQSYSDKLVSAGRSAERLKRLMKDYDLSYSPEVMAQELGPYWRGTSAGEVPSLTIDSGGKEYGFVSNTQRIYVDMVEEERYLILVGMLGLIIAVELAVFLSYMLTRPLRRLTWMCREVAGGVSVRIPQTLFSPYEFHELVESFNNMSSQLERWREVQRQVSRMDRLAALGKMISGLSHEIRNPLASMRIQTDLLRDEIDRLAAGGEGQQDAEEAREQIAVLGNEMDRLNNIVMQLLSFVRPRPTVITPVKLDDLLPWSGAMLGSQAQKYNVRLVLQSAAQDVAVMADSELLRQLVMNLTLNAMQSMSPLNEEREMVLTVAIGYAPAPRGGEKMGMIMVSDTGPGISPDIEHRIFDPFFTTKKEGTGLGLSIVQRIVEGLGGELSLESSPNGTTFKIYLKLQHGGRDDEHLDS, encoded by the coding sequence ATGTTTCGCAGGGTAAGTCTTGAAGCCCTGATGAAATGGATATTCCTCCTGCTCGCGCTCTCTATGGTGGTGCTGATGCTTGGAGCGCGCCTGCACCAGAGTTACAGCGACAAGCTTGTCTCTGCCGGCAGGTCGGCGGAGAGGCTGAAACGCCTAATGAAAGATTATGATCTCAGCTACAGTCCGGAGGTCATGGCGCAGGAGCTAGGTCCCTACTGGCGCGGTACCTCCGCCGGTGAGGTCCCGTCGCTCACCATAGACAGCGGCGGCAAAGAGTATGGCTTTGTCTCCAACACGCAGAGGATCTATGTCGATATGGTGGAGGAGGAGCGTTACCTGATACTGGTCGGGATGCTCGGGCTCATCATCGCAGTAGAACTTGCCGTATTCCTCTCGTATATGCTTACAAGGCCGCTGCGCCGCCTTACATGGATGTGCCGGGAGGTCGCGGGTGGCGTATCGGTAAGGATACCGCAGACGCTCTTTTCTCCCTATGAATTTCATGAGCTTGTCGAGAGCTTCAACAATATGTCCTCTCAGCTTGAACGGTGGCGCGAGGTCCAGCGGCAGGTGAGCCGGATGGACCGGCTGGCGGCGCTTGGCAAGATGATATCCGGGCTTTCCCACGAGATACGCAACCCGCTCGCGAGTATGCGGATACAAACGGATCTGCTGCGCGACGAGATAGACAGGCTGGCCGCCGGTGGAGAGGGGCAGCAGGACGCGGAGGAGGCACGGGAGCAGATCGCTGTTCTCGGCAACGAGATGGACCGGCTCAACAATATAGTTATGCAGCTTCTTTCATTCGTGAGGCCGCGTCCTACCGTCATTACGCCGGTGAAGCTGGACGACCTTCTGCCGTGGAGCGGGGCGATGCTCGGCTCGCAGGCACAGAAATATAATGTGCGGCTGGTATTGCAGAGCGCAGCGCAGGATGTCGCCGTCATGGCGGACAGCGAGCTGCTGCGCCAGCTGGTGATGAACCTCACTCTCAACGCGATGCAGTCGATGTCGCCGCTGAATGAGGAGCGGGAGATGGTGCTGACCGTCGCCATCGGCTACGCCCCGGCGCCGCGCGGCGGGGAGAAGATGGGGATGATAATGGTCTCCGACACGGGACCAGGGATATCCCCCGATATCGAACACAGGATTTTCGACCCCTTTTTTACCACGAAAAAGGAGGGTACGGGGCTTGGCCTCAGTATCGTACAGCGAATAGTGGAGGGGCTCGGCGGCGAGCTTTCGCTTGAGAGCTCGCCGAACGGAACTACATTTAAGATCTATCTGAAATTACAGCACGGAGGAAGAGACGATGAGCATCTGGATAGTTGA
- a CDS encoding sigma-54 dependent transcriptional regulator produces MSIWIVDDETNLAGGLKKAFEKKGYSVKCIPTIHELQEALNTEIPSLVFLDQCLPDGNGLDMLPIILKIAPRCRVVMMTAFGDSSLVIRAIRQGAYNYLDKPFPLDAAMNMVTRAFESIRLQNQAEVMMADESNLLLGSSPAMEKVSETLSKLAPYQDVTVLLTGESGTGKEVAARMIHRASNCQGEFVAVNCSAIPEALLEAELFGYAKGAYTGADSNKPGLIEVADKGTLFLDEIGDLPLSLQTKLFRFIDQRTIRPLGSTKEKKISLKLICATCLDLEKKVREESFRKDLYFRISVIPIKLPPLRERGKDILELASYFLGDCSKRMNRPLPELTEEVQEVFLSYPWPGNVRELRNMIERIMILRSQADSLVRLADLPMEMLDAHPVGLVPESRAVAPGASLNDTIDRVERELITAALAKCGGNRTQAAAELGISRFSLIRRMQRHGLE; encoded by the coding sequence ATGAGCATCTGGATAGTTGACGACGAGACCAATCTTGCGGGGGGGCTGAAAAAGGCCTTTGAGAAAAAGGGCTACAGCGTTAAATGTATCCCCACGATACATGAATTACAGGAGGCGCTCAACACCGAGATACCGTCGCTGGTGTTCCTCGACCAGTGCCTCCCCGACGGGAACGGCCTCGACATGCTGCCGATAATCCTCAAGATCGCGCCTCGCTGCCGTGTGGTGATGATGACGGCCTTCGGCGATTCCAGCCTCGTCATCAGGGCGATACGCCAGGGAGCCTATAATTATCTTGACAAGCCCTTCCCCCTCGACGCGGCGATGAATATGGTGACGCGTGCCTTTGAATCGATACGGCTGCAGAATCAGGCCGAGGTGATGATGGCCGACGAATCGAATCTGCTGCTCGGCTCCTCTCCCGCGATGGAAAAGGTCAGCGAGACGCTGTCAAAGCTCGCTCCCTACCAGGATGTGACGGTGCTTTTGACGGGAGAGAGCGGTACTGGGAAGGAGGTGGCGGCAAGGATGATCCACCGCGCCTCAAACTGCCAGGGGGAGTTTGTCGCCGTCAACTGCTCGGCGATACCGGAGGCGCTGCTGGAGGCGGAGCTCTTTGGCTACGCCAAGGGGGCCTATACCGGAGCCGACTCAAATAAGCCGGGACTGATCGAGGTCGCCGACAAGGGTACGCTCTTTCTCGACGAGATCGGCGATCTGCCGCTCTCTCTGCAGACGAAGCTGTTCCGCTTTATCGACCAGCGTACGATAAGGCCGCTGGGGAGCACGAAGGAGAAGAAGATAAGCCTGAAGCTCATCTGCGCCACCTGCCTTGACCTTGAAAAGAAGGTGCGGGAGGAGAGCTTCCGCAAGGACCTCTATTTCCGGATATCGGTGATACCGATAAAACTGCCGCCGCTGCGTGAACGGGGGAAGGATATCCTCGAGCTGGCCTCATATTTCCTCGGCGACTGCTCTAAGAGGATGAACAGGCCTCTGCCCGAGCTTACGGAGGAGGTGCAGGAGGTCTTTCTGAGTTACCCCTGGCCAGGAAATGTGCGCGAGCTGCGGAACATGATCGAGAGGATCATGATTCTGCGCAGCCAGGCGGATTCACTTGTGCGCCTCGCCGACCTGCCGATGGAGATGCTTGACGCCCACCCGGTCGGCCTGGTCCCCGAAAGCCGCGCCGTCGCCCCCGGCGCGTCGCTCAACGATACGATTGACCGCGTTGAGCGGGAACTCATCACCGCCGCGCTTGCCAAATGCGGCGGTAACCGCACGCAGGCCGCCGCCGAGCTTGGCATCTCGCGCTTTTCCCTGATACGGAGGATGCAGAGGCACGGGCTTGAATGA